From Vibrio crassostreae, one genomic window encodes:
- the mukF gene encoding chromosome partition protein MukF, protein MSEMTQTAEEQPIDELVGWVKQHDFSLNLPPERLAFLIAIAVLSNERFDEELGEGELHDAFTIVTRLFEDTGEASAFRANNAINELVKQKLISRFTSEITDGASIYRLSPLAIGISDYYLRHRQFSKLKLSIQLSMVADEMAKAIEAAQKGGTPGHWRKNVYGVLKYSVGEIFDQIDLNQRVMDEQQQTVKQQIADLLNKDWREAINNCETLLSETSSTLKELQDTLQAAGDELQTQILDIQEIVYGDDELEFVGETLFGLQMKLDRITSWGQQAIDLWIGYDRHVHKFIRTAIDMDKNRAFSQRLRQSVTDYFDAPWLLTYADAEKLTDLRDEALVLRDDEVTGQAPIDVEYEEFEQVNDLLSDRIAEMLKAHKQQGAPIDLGLVLRDYLAEHPRTHHFDLARIVVDQAVRLGYSESDYQAIQPDWQAINDFGAKVQANVINKY, encoded by the coding sequence ATGAGTGAAATGACTCAAACTGCCGAAGAGCAGCCAATTGATGAGTTGGTGGGCTGGGTCAAGCAGCATGATTTTTCATTAAACTTGCCACCAGAGCGCTTAGCATTTTTGATTGCTATCGCAGTACTAAGCAATGAAAGGTTCGATGAAGAGTTGGGCGAAGGTGAACTGCACGATGCATTTACCATCGTCACTCGACTGTTTGAAGATACTGGCGAAGCGTCCGCGTTTCGTGCCAACAATGCCATCAATGAGTTGGTTAAACAGAAGCTGATTAGCCGCTTTACTAGCGAAATCACCGATGGTGCGAGTATTTACCGTTTGTCGCCATTAGCGATTGGTATCTCCGATTATTACTTACGTCACCGTCAGTTCTCTAAATTAAAATTGTCTATTCAGCTTTCTATGGTTGCGGACGAGATGGCTAAAGCCATTGAAGCAGCGCAAAAAGGTGGAACTCCAGGACATTGGAGAAAGAACGTTTACGGCGTGCTCAAGTATTCTGTTGGTGAAATTTTCGATCAGATCGATCTTAACCAACGTGTTATGGATGAGCAGCAGCAAACCGTTAAGCAGCAAATTGCCGACCTTTTAAACAAAGATTGGCGAGAAGCGATCAACAACTGTGAAACCTTGCTATCAGAAACCTCGTCCACGCTAAAAGAGTTGCAAGACACCTTGCAAGCAGCGGGTGATGAACTGCAAACACAGATCCTCGATATTCAAGAAATTGTTTACGGTGACGATGAACTCGAGTTCGTTGGCGAAACCCTGTTCGGCTTGCAGATGAAGCTCGACCGAATCACCAGTTGGGGTCAGCAAGCGATCGATTTGTGGATCGGCTACGACCGCCACGTTCACAAGTTTATCCGTACCGCGATTGATATGGATAAAAACCGTGCCTTTAGCCAACGCTTGCGTCAGTCGGTTACCGACTACTTTGATGCGCCTTGGTTATTGACCTACGCCGATGCTGAAAAGCTTACCGATTTGCGTGATGAAGCCTTAGTACTTCGTGATGACGAAGTAACGGGCCAAGCACCAATCGACGTAGAATACGAAGAATTTGAGCAAGTGAATGATCTGCTTTCAGATCGAATTGCAGAGATGTTAAAAGCTCACAAACAGCAAGGCGCGCCAATTGATCTTGGCCTTGTGTTACGCGATTACCTCGCTGAACACCCTCGCACACACCATTTTGATTTAGCCAGAATTGTTGTCGACCAAGCCGTGCGCTTAGGTTACTCAGAATCTGACTATCAGGCTATTCAGCCAGATTGG
- the cmoM gene encoding tRNA uridine 5-oxyacetic acid(34) methyltransferase CmoM — protein MTEDRNFDDIAHKFAKNIYGSDKGEIRQIIVWEDLEQALSKFEQSASPLHVLDAGGGLAQMSQKIAALGHTVSLCDLSSEMLKIAEESISKAGLLEQYRFIHSPVQKVAEHLDEKVDFVMFHAVMEWLADPKEALDLLLEQVKPGGVASIMFYNHHGLVLKNVICGNIPHVLNGMPHRKRFKLQPQKGLKPEEVYQWIEDAGLEICGKSGIRSFSDYIGNMEYMGDYQFEDVLELEKQLCRQEPYLSLGRYIHVWAQKPAQ, from the coding sequence GTGACTGAAGACCGTAATTTCGACGATATTGCCCACAAATTTGCAAAAAATATTTACGGCTCTGACAAAGGAGAGATCCGTCAGATCATCGTATGGGAAGATTTAGAACAAGCTTTGAGCAAATTTGAGCAATCAGCTTCTCCGCTGCATGTGCTTGATGCTGGAGGCGGGCTTGCACAGATGTCGCAAAAAATTGCCGCGCTTGGGCATACCGTTTCTCTGTGTGATCTCTCTTCTGAAATGCTGAAGATCGCAGAAGAAAGTATCAGCAAAGCGGGTTTGCTAGAGCAATATCGATTTATTCATTCACCGGTACAAAAAGTCGCAGAACATCTCGATGAGAAAGTCGATTTTGTGATGTTTCATGCCGTAATGGAATGGTTAGCCGATCCTAAAGAGGCGCTTGATTTATTGCTTGAACAAGTTAAACCGGGTGGCGTTGCCTCGATAATGTTTTACAACCACCACGGATTAGTTCTGAAAAATGTGATTTGTGGCAACATTCCTCATGTATTGAATGGGATGCCACATCGAAAACGGTTTAAGCTGCAACCACAAAAAGGCTTGAAGCCGGAAGAGGTTTATCAATGGATAGAAGACGCTGGTCTAGAAATCTGTGGTAAATCAGGCATTCGCTCTTTCAGTGACTACATAGGTAATATGGAGTACATGGGCGATTACCAATTTGAAGATGTATTGGAACTGGAAAAACAGCTATGTCGCCAAGAGCCATATCTGTCACTAGGCCGTTATATTCACGTTTGGGCTCAAAAACCTGCGCAATAA
- the elyC gene encoding envelope biogenesis factor ElyC, whose protein sequence is MFELKKVVSSLLMPLPAMLILAFLGLALVMFTTKRKTGCLITLSALCGIFLIAFQPVSSQLLMPMERQHTAFLPVDETVDYVMVLGSGHVVDDQIPPTSELSRTGLMRLSEGIRILRLYPGAKLILSGYGAGTEVSNARMMAKVALALGVAKPDIILLETAKDTWEEARQAAAFVKNKRMVLVTSASHMTRALNEFNAAGMKPLPAPTNYLAQEGIVEPWNKYMPKAIYLEQTERYWHETMGLVWQSLRDWLDTSNDISEEPIVVPEPSSLTEEYGEVSAAQ, encoded by the coding sequence ATGTTTGAGCTGAAAAAAGTAGTGTCTTCGCTATTGATGCCACTACCAGCAATGTTAATTCTCGCTTTTCTAGGTTTAGCCCTAGTGATGTTTACTACCAAAAGGAAGACGGGTTGCCTAATCACCCTTTCAGCCCTATGTGGTATTTTCCTAATCGCTTTCCAACCAGTTTCTAGTCAACTTTTAATGCCAATGGAAAGGCAACACACCGCTTTTTTACCTGTCGATGAAACCGTCGATTACGTGATGGTTCTCGGAAGTGGTCACGTCGTAGATGACCAAATTCCACCGACATCAGAACTGAGCCGCACCGGCCTGATGCGCTTAAGTGAAGGGATTCGTATTCTACGTCTTTACCCTGGTGCGAAACTCATTTTGTCTGGCTATGGTGCTGGCACTGAAGTAAGTAACGCAAGAATGATGGCTAAAGTTGCACTAGCACTTGGTGTTGCGAAGCCTGATATCATTCTGCTTGAAACAGCAAAAGACACTTGGGAAGAAGCCCGTCAAGCCGCTGCGTTCGTTAAGAATAAAAGAATGGTGTTGGTGACTTCAGCGAGCCATATGACTCGCGCACTGAACGAATTCAATGCTGCCGGCATGAAACCCTTGCCAGCACCAACCAACTATCTTGCACAAGAAGGGATTGTTGAGCCTTGGAATAAGTACATGCCTAAAGCGATCTATCTGGAACAGACAGAGCGTTACTGGCACGAGACCATGGGATTGGTTTGGCAAAGCCTACGTGACTGGTTAGACACCAGTAACGATATATCGGAAGAGCCAATTGTTGTTCCTGAGCCTTCAAGCTTAACTGAAGAATATGGTGAAGTTTCTGCAGCGCAGTAA
- the torR gene encoding two-component system response regulator TorR, whose amino-acid sequence MSYHVLVVEDDVVTRSKLVGYFQNEGYTVSEAESGAQMRSVLEENNVDLIMLDINLPGEDGLMLTRELRSQSDIGIILVTGRTDSIDKIVGLEMGADDYVTKPFELRELLVRVKNLLWRISAARKTAAGAVEETSDESVVRFGEWTFDIPRRALSKNGEPVKLTKAEYELLVALSSYPNQVLSRERILNMISHRVDAPNDRTIDVLIRRMRAKMEFDPKNPQIFVTVHGEGYMFAGD is encoded by the coding sequence ATGAGCTATCACGTATTAGTCGTAGAAGATGATGTGGTAACCCGCAGTAAACTGGTTGGATACTTCCAGAACGAAGGTTACACAGTGAGCGAAGCGGAAAGCGGCGCTCAAATGAGAAGCGTGTTAGAAGAAAACAACGTTGACCTCATTATGCTGGACATCAACTTACCAGGCGAAGATGGATTGATGCTAACTCGCGAATTACGCAGTCAATCAGACATTGGAATTATTTTAGTTACTGGACGCACGGATAGCATCGACAAAATCGTTGGCCTTGAAATGGGCGCGGACGATTACGTTACTAAACCCTTCGAACTCCGCGAGTTATTGGTTCGAGTTAAAAACCTACTTTGGCGTATTTCTGCCGCTCGTAAAACGGCAGCTGGCGCAGTAGAAGAAACATCAGACGAGTCTGTGGTTCGTTTCGGTGAGTGGACATTTGATATTCCTCGTCGTGCGCTAAGCAAAAATGGCGAGCCAGTGAAGCTGACTAAAGCTGAATACGAACTGTTGGTGGCTTTGTCTTCTTACCCTAACCAAGTATTAAGTCGCGAACGTATTCTGAATATGATCAGCCACCGAGTGGATGCACCGAATGACCGTACGATCGACGTACTGATTCGTCGCATGCGTGCAAAAATGGAATTCGACCCTAAGAACCCACAAATCTTTGTGACGGTTCACGGTGAAGGTTACATGTTTGCTGGTGACTAA
- the torD gene encoding molecular chaperone TorD produces MKDTKAFNEQRAEIYWWLSSLFAKELTQEELDHYHSVEIRSFLTGLGENETLKPAIDKLVDALNRLQTREDAQLELSADFCDLFLKTDKHGALPYASMYIGETGLLNDKPAKDMEEIMAKHNLVVNQDLKEPADHIAIELDFLGNLIIRSNETDIEEELENSFAVQQQFIEQQLLTWVPKFNVKCHDVDEFGFYASVSSLLLAFCQLDTQYLAGE; encoded by the coding sequence ATGAAAGATACGAAAGCGTTCAACGAGCAAAGAGCAGAAATATACTGGTGGCTATCAAGCTTATTTGCCAAAGAGCTCACTCAAGAAGAACTCGATCACTACCACTCTGTTGAAATTCGTTCTTTCCTGACTGGTTTAGGCGAAAATGAAACACTAAAGCCAGCGATTGATAAGCTAGTGGATGCGCTTAACCGCCTACAAACACGTGAAGATGCTCAACTAGAATTGTCTGCAGACTTTTGCGATCTTTTCTTAAAAACAGATAAACACGGTGCTCTTCCTTACGCTTCTATGTATATCGGTGAAACTGGCCTTTTGAATGATAAGCCTGCAAAAGATATGGAAGAGATCATGGCTAAGCACAATTTAGTGGTGAACCAAGATCTAAAAGAGCCAGCAGACCACATTGCTATCGAACTCGATTTCCTTGGTAACTTGATCATTCGTTCAAACGAAACGGATATTGAAGAAGAGCTAGAGAATTCATTTGCCGTTCAACAGCAGTTTATCGAACAACAACTGCTGACTTGGGTACCAAAGTTCAACGTGAAATGTCATGACGTTGATGAATTCGGTTTCTACGCCTCCGTCTCATCTTTGCTACTCGCATTCTGTCAATTAGACACTCAATATTTAGCTGGTGAATAG
- the purR gene encoding HTH-type transcriptional repressor PurR produces the protein MATIKDVARLAGVSTTTVSHVINKTRFVAEATQEKVNKAVDELNYAPSAVARSLKCNTTRTIGMLVTQSTNLFFSEVIDGVESYCYRQGYTLILCNTGGIYEKQRDYIRMLAEKRVDGILVMCSDLTEELREMLDRHADIPKVIMDWGPESSQADKIIDNSEEGGYLATKYLIERGHSKIACLSGHLDKAACVERIAGYKRALNEAKISADENMIIEGNFECDTAVLAAEQIVEMEDRPTAVFCFNDTMALGLMSRLQEKGIRIPEDISVIGYDNIELAEYFSPPLTTVHQPKRRVGKNAFEILLERIKDKDHEKRVFEMHPEIVERSTVKTLN, from the coding sequence ATGGCCACTATAAAAGATGTCGCTCGCTTAGCCGGCGTATCAACAACAACCGTTTCTCACGTAATCAATAAAACTCGCTTTGTTGCAGAAGCAACTCAAGAAAAAGTAAACAAAGCCGTAGATGAACTCAACTATGCACCAAGTGCTGTTGCTCGTAGTTTGAAGTGTAATACCACACGCACTATCGGCATGCTTGTGACTCAATCAACTAACTTATTCTTCTCTGAAGTTATCGATGGTGTTGAGAGCTACTGCTACCGTCAAGGTTACACTTTGATCCTGTGTAATACGGGCGGTATCTATGAGAAGCAACGTGACTACATTCGAATGCTTGCAGAGAAACGTGTAGATGGCATCTTAGTTATGTGTTCTGACCTAACTGAAGAACTAAGAGAGATGTTAGACCGTCACGCTGACATCCCTAAAGTTATCATGGACTGGGGCCCTGAGAGCTCTCAGGCTGATAAGATCATCGATAACTCTGAAGAAGGTGGCTACCTAGCGACCAAATACCTTATTGAACGCGGTCACTCTAAGATTGCATGTTTAAGTGGCCACTTAGACAAAGCAGCATGTGTTGAACGTATTGCCGGTTACAAGCGCGCACTCAACGAAGCTAAGATTTCTGCCGATGAAAATATGATCATCGAAGGCAACTTCGAGTGTGATACAGCAGTACTTGCTGCAGAACAAATCGTTGAGATGGAAGATCGCCCAACGGCGGTATTCTGCTTTAACGATACAATGGCACTCGGCCTAATGAGCCGCCTGCAAGAAAAAGGCATTCGCATTCCTGAAGATATCTCAGTGATCGGTTACGACAACATCGAACTGGCTGAATACTTCTCTCCACCGTTAACGACAGTTCACCAACCAAAACGTCGTGTTGGTAAGAATGCATTCGAAATTCTATTAGAGCGCATCAAAGACAAAGACCACGAAAAACGCGTCTTCGAAATGCACCCTGAAATTGTTGAGCGAAGTACAGTTAAAACGTTAAATTAA
- a CDS encoding TfoX/Sxy family DNA transformation protein — MDKPILKDSMKLFESLGKIKSRSMFGGFGLFADDTMFALVVNDQLHIRADRGTTKQFEQQGFQPYVYKKRGFPVVTKYFALPEGLWQDQEKILQLATTSLGFAKEEKAEQSSAKPTRLKDLPNLRLATERMLKKAGIDSVERLYESGSVNAFNAIKESHASSVSIELLWALEGAINGTHWSVIPQQRREELINRVN; from the coding sequence ATGGATAAACCGATACTAAAGGACTCGATGAAGTTATTTGAGTCCCTAGGAAAAATAAAATCACGCTCAATGTTTGGTGGCTTCGGTCTTTTTGCTGATGACACTATGTTTGCTCTGGTTGTAAATGACCAGTTGCACATACGCGCAGACAGAGGCACAACGAAACAATTCGAACAACAAGGGTTTCAACCATACGTCTACAAAAAACGTGGTTTCCCTGTCGTTACTAAATATTTCGCTTTACCTGAAGGCTTATGGCAAGACCAAGAAAAAATCTTGCAACTTGCAACCACGTCTCTAGGTTTTGCTAAAGAAGAAAAAGCTGAGCAGTCTTCTGCTAAGCCGACCCGACTCAAAGATCTGCCTAATCTTCGACTCGCTACCGAGCGTATGTTGAAAAAGGCAGGGATCGATTCTGTAGAACGTTTATATGAATCTGGCTCTGTAAACGCATTTAACGCCATCAAAGAATCGCATGCGTCTTCTGTCAGTATTGAACTACTTTGGGCGCTAGAAGGCGCGATCAATGGTACACATTGGTCTGTTATACCGCAGCAGCGTCGCGAAGAGCTTATCAATCGGGTCAATTAA
- a CDS encoding TVP38/TMEM64 family protein, with protein MSKKMILGIVLVVTIVVLGINFGQYLTLENAKAQQAVLNDYIDSNFIAAAAIYFVAYVMITAFSIPGAAVVTLLGAALFGFWNSLLLVSFASAIGATLAFLSSRYLLRDWIQTKFGDKLATINKGVEKDGAFYLFSLRLIPVFPFFLINLLMGLTPMSVSRYYITSQIGMLPGTAVFLNAGTQLAEIDSLSGIVSPSVLLSFALLGIFPIVAKWLMGKFRSAPVAE; from the coding sequence ATGAGTAAGAAAATGATATTGGGTATTGTGTTGGTCGTAACCATCGTGGTGTTAGGCATCAATTTCGGCCAGTACTTAACGCTTGAAAATGCTAAGGCCCAACAAGCTGTGTTAAATGACTATATTGACAGCAACTTTATTGCTGCTGCCGCTATCTATTTTGTCGCGTATGTAATGATTACAGCTTTCTCCATTCCCGGAGCCGCTGTTGTGACCCTATTAGGGGCTGCGCTATTTGGCTTCTGGAATAGCTTGCTGCTAGTATCTTTCGCAAGTGCGATCGGTGCGACCTTAGCCTTCTTAAGTAGCCGTTACTTGTTGCGTGACTGGATTCAAACCAAGTTTGGTGACAAATTGGCGACAATTAACAAGGGAGTTGAAAAAGACGGCGCATTTTACTTATTTTCTCTGCGTCTGATTCCTGTATTCCCATTTTTCCTTATCAACCTATTGATGGGTCTAACACCGATGTCAGTGAGTCGTTATTACATTACAAGTCAGATCGGGATGTTACCGGGGACGGCGGTTTTCTTGAATGCTGGTACTCAGCTCGCAGAAATTGATTCACTTTCAGGCATCGTCTCCCCTTCAGTACTATTGTCATTTGCGTTATTGGGGATATTCCCAATAGTTGCTAAATGGTTGATGGGTAAGTTTCGCTCAGCACCCGTAGCTGAATAA
- a CDS encoding putative signal transducing protein — translation MKIFSASNPTEAHIICGLLESENIACEVRGEGLFGLKGEIPFTEETDPYVWLYEPELASKARTIVNDYQKQQDSIIYEEWRCGECHEVNEAQFGSCWQCGAASPE, via the coding sequence ATGAAAATCTTCAGTGCATCGAATCCGACAGAAGCTCATATCATCTGTGGATTGTTAGAAAGCGAGAATATTGCCTGTGAAGTCCGTGGTGAAGGGTTATTCGGATTGAAAGGGGAAATCCCATTTACGGAAGAAACTGACCCTTACGTGTGGTTATATGAGCCAGAATTGGCCAGTAAAGCTCGCACAATCGTCAATGACTACCAAAAACAGCAAGATTCTATCATCTATGAAGAGTGGCGTTGTGGTGAGTGTCATGAAGTCAACGAAGCGCAATTCGGCTCTTGTTGGCAGTGCGGTGCTGCTTCACCCGAATAG
- a CDS encoding alpha/beta fold hydrolase has product MSESLLFHKTFTHPTSDEWVVFVHGAGGSSSIWFKQIKAYKQHFNLLLIDLRGHGKSDNILKGLISNRYTFKSVTLDILKVLDHLKIRSAHFVGMSLGTIIVRNVAELAAGRVRSMVLGGAVTKLNTRSQVLIKLGNLSKHIIPYMWLYSLFAYVVMPQKSQKESRHLFIREAKKLCQKEFKRWFILTADVNPLMKYFKDRELPIPTLYLMGERDYMFIKPVKEMVAAHESSELVEIPNCGHVCNVENPEEFNQRSIAFIQKQIQ; this is encoded by the coding sequence ATGTCTGAGAGTTTACTATTTCATAAAACATTTACTCACCCTACGAGCGATGAGTGGGTTGTATTTGTGCATGGCGCAGGAGGTAGTTCCTCCATCTGGTTCAAGCAGATCAAAGCGTATAAACAGCACTTCAACTTACTTCTCATTGATCTGAGAGGGCATGGTAAATCAGACAATATACTTAAAGGGCTGATTTCGAATCGTTATACGTTTAAATCGGTGACGCTTGATATTCTTAAAGTGTTAGACCATCTTAAAATCCGTTCTGCACATTTCGTCGGCATGTCTTTGGGTACGATTATTGTGCGTAACGTTGCAGAATTAGCGGCCGGTCGTGTACGCTCAATGGTGCTGGGTGGTGCCGTGACTAAACTCAACACTCGTTCTCAAGTCTTAATCAAGCTGGGTAACCTCAGCAAGCACATCATTCCTTATATGTGGTTATACAGCCTTTTTGCTTACGTTGTTATGCCACAAAAAAGCCAGAAAGAGTCTCGTCACCTGTTTATCCGTGAAGCGAAAAAACTGTGTCAAAAAGAGTTTAAACGATGGTTTATATTAACGGCTGATGTAAACCCATTGATGAAATATTTCAAAGACAGAGAGTTGCCGATTCCGACTTTGTATTTGATGGGTGAGCGAGATTACATGTTCATCAAACCAGTTAAAGAAATGGTCGCAGCGCATGAGTCGAGCGAGCTAGTAGAGATTCCGAATTGTGGGCACGTATGTAACGTGGAAAACCCTGAAGAGTTTAATCAGCGTTCGATTGCGTTTATTCAAAAACAAATCCAGTGA